The proteins below are encoded in one region of Parvicella tangerina:
- a CDS encoding SDR family NAD(P)-dependent oxidoreductase, with product MIAPKRILITGASKGIGFALTKRLLSQGHSVIAVSRSTTDLELLAQKNDHLAVIRMDITEDLSPLVEHAKNLKIDHVVNNAGYLVNKSILDHSDEEIFNQFKVNVIAPMRIVRHLIPYLSDDASVCNISSMGGVQGSAKFPGLAAYSSSKGALSILSECMAEELKERNIRCNALALGAVQTEMLESAFPGYEAPIQAAEMAEYIAEFVTVTSRFYNGKILPVSVSTP from the coding sequence GTGATTGCACCGAAAAGAATATTAATAACTGGAGCTTCTAAGGGAATTGGTTTTGCGTTGACCAAAAGACTGTTGTCTCAAGGACATTCGGTTATCGCAGTTTCAAGATCAACAACTGACTTAGAGTTACTTGCTCAGAAGAACGATCATTTAGCCGTTATACGAATGGATATAACAGAAGATCTATCTCCATTGGTGGAGCATGCGAAAAATCTCAAAATTGACCATGTTGTCAATAATGCAGGATATCTGGTTAACAAAAGTATCTTGGATCACTCTGATGAAGAAATCTTTAATCAGTTCAAAGTAAACGTCATTGCTCCAATGAGAATTGTGCGTCATTTGATTCCATACCTAAGTGATGATGCTTCTGTTTGCAATATATCAAGTATGGGAGGAGTGCAAGGTTCGGCAAAATTTCCTGGTCTGGCAGCTTATAGTTCTAGTAAAGGTGCACTGAGTATTCTCTCAGAGTGCATGGCTGAAGAATTGAAGGAACGAAACATTAGATGTAATGCATTGGCTTTGGGTGCTGTTCAAACAGAAATGCTTGAGAGTGCTTTTCCTGGTTATGAGGCGCCTATTCAGGCTGCTGAAATGGCTGAGTATATCGCTGAGTTTGTCACGGTGACATCTAGATTTTACAATGGTAAGATACTGCCTGTCTCGGTATCAACTCCTTAA
- a CDS encoding pyridoxal phosphate-dependent aminotransferase: MTQVSERLNRLSESATLAMARKTRELKAEGKNIIGLSLGEPDFNTPDFIKDAAKEGIDQNYTSYTPVEGYADLKEAVINKFKRDNGLVYGMDQIVVSTGAKQSIANVMLSLVNPGDEVIVPAPYWVTYEEIVKLAEGTPVVIETSIDNDFKITAKELEEAITPKTKLMIFSSPCNPTGSLYSKEELRALADVIVKHPDLIVISDEIYEHINFVGKHQSLAQFNDVFDQVVTVNGLSKAFAMTGWRLGYIGAPSWIAKACIKMQGQVTSGTCSIAQRAAIAALNADPSVTHEMRDAFKRRRDFVLTELNKMEGVNINVPEGAFYVFPDVSSFFGKSNGDTKIQNADDLTMYLLMEAEVATVTGNAFGNKNCIRISYAASDEELKEAMQRIDKALSKLK, from the coding sequence ATGACACAGGTATCGGAACGATTGAATAGGTTATCAGAATCAGCAACGCTTGCGATGGCAAGAAAAACAAGAGAGTTAAAGGCGGAAGGCAAAAACATTATCGGCTTGAGCTTAGGTGAGCCAGATTTTAACACGCCTGACTTTATTAAGGATGCAGCAAAAGAAGGGATTGATCAAAACTACACAAGCTACACGCCAGTGGAAGGGTATGCAGATCTAAAGGAAGCGGTCATTAACAAGTTCAAAAGAGATAATGGACTAGTGTACGGAATGGATCAAATTGTGGTTTCCACAGGGGCAAAACAGTCAATTGCAAACGTAATGCTTAGCCTTGTTAACCCCGGTGATGAAGTAATTGTTCCAGCACCTTATTGGGTGACTTATGAAGAGATTGTAAAATTGGCGGAAGGAACACCTGTAGTCATCGAAACCTCAATTGATAATGATTTCAAAATCACAGCTAAGGAATTGGAAGAGGCAATTACCCCTAAGACGAAGCTCATGATTTTTAGTTCGCCATGTAATCCCACGGGAAGTCTTTACAGTAAAGAAGAATTAAGAGCGTTAGCTGATGTGATTGTAAAACATCCAGACCTCATAGTTATCAGTGATGAAATATATGAGCATATTAATTTTGTTGGAAAGCACCAGAGTTTAGCACAATTTAATGATGTTTTTGATCAAGTAGTTACTGTAAATGGACTTTCAAAAGCTTTCGCAATGACGGGTTGGCGTTTAGGGTATATTGGTGCGCCTTCATGGATTGCGAAAGCATGTATCAAAATGCAAGGTCAGGTAACAAGTGGAACCTGCTCAATTGCACAGAGAGCCGCAATAGCTGCGTTGAATGCAGATCCTTCGGTTACACATGAAATGAGAGACGCATTTAAAAGACGAAGAGATTTTGTGCTTACAGAACTGAATAAAATGGAAGGAGTGAATATTAATGTGCCTGAAGGAGCTTTTTATGTTTTTCCTGATGTCTCATCATTTTTTGGAAAGTCAAATGGAGACACTAAAATTCAAAATGCGGATGACTTAACAATGTATTTGTTAATGGAGGCAGAAGTTGCAACCGTTACAGGAAATGCCTTCGGCAATAAGAATTGTATTAGAATATCCTACGCTGCAAGTGATGAAGAATTGAAAGAAGCGATGCAAAGAATAGATAAAGCACTGAGTAAGTTGAAGTAA
- a CDS encoding S1C family serine protease has translation MKSLTSVFISSILGASIALGIYHGVSKENTKIIVKETASDSSSTSENRPYQLTNYNNNSLPLNVDFTEAASNSLDAVVHINTRITVGQVNDPVYRLFYGNAKIEQKASGSGVVISPEGYIVTNNHVVADANSIEVTLNNSETYKAELIGTDPSTDLALLKVNAKNLHTIQFANSDDVKVGEWALAVGNPFNLTSTVTAGIVSAKARNIHILQGNYEKEIFPIESFIQTDAAVNPGNSGGALVNSRGELIGINTAIASKTGSYSGYSFAIPSNLVKKVAGDLAKYGSVQRGFIGVNLKEINTDLLQSYDLPNLDGVLIAGVIPESGADDAGIVPGDVVLAVGDIEVHNIPGLQEQIGKYSPGDSVPLLLRRGNKTIHKEVQLKKI, from the coding sequence ATGAAATCATTGACATCAGTTTTTATCAGCAGTATTCTTGGGGCTTCAATAGCGCTTGGTATTTATCATGGCGTTTCGAAGGAAAACACAAAAATCATTGTCAAGGAAACGGCTAGTGACTCCTCTTCAACTTCTGAAAATAGGCCATACCAGCTTACGAACTACAATAATAATAGTTTGCCGTTGAATGTTGATTTTACAGAGGCAGCTTCTAATTCATTGGATGCAGTAGTCCATATCAACACAAGAATTACCGTTGGACAGGTTAATGACCCCGTTTACCGACTTTTTTACGGAAATGCTAAAATCGAGCAGAAAGCAAGTGGATCGGGTGTTGTGATCTCTCCAGAAGGTTATATAGTTACGAATAATCATGTTGTAGCTGACGCTAACAGCATTGAAGTAACCTTAAACAACTCTGAAACATATAAAGCCGAGCTAATAGGTACTGATCCTTCTACCGACCTTGCTTTGCTTAAGGTAAATGCTAAGAACCTTCATACTATTCAATTTGCGAACAGTGATGACGTAAAGGTTGGAGAATGGGCGCTAGCAGTTGGAAATCCGTTCAATCTCACGAGTACGGTTACAGCGGGAATTGTAAGTGCTAAAGCAAGGAACATTCACATTCTGCAAGGAAATTACGAAAAAGAAATCTTTCCAATCGAGTCATTTATTCAGACTGATGCAGCCGTGAACCCAGGTAATAGTGGTGGAGCTCTTGTAAACTCTCGAGGAGAGTTAATTGGAATCAACACTGCCATCGCATCAAAAACAGGATCTTACAGTGGGTATAGTTTTGCTATTCCTTCGAACCTTGTTAAAAAAGTAGCTGGTGACCTTGCTAAGTATGGTTCTGTTCAGAGAGGATTCATAGGTGTGAACCTGAAGGAAATCAATACTGATCTACTTCAATCTTATGACTTACCTAATCTTGATGGTGTATTAATTGCAGGTGTTATTCCCGAGAGTGGAGCGGATGATGCTGGAATTGTCCCAGGAGATGTTGTTCTTGCGGTTGGCGACATCGAAGTACACAACATTCCAGGACTGCAAGAACAAATAGGAAAGTACAGTCCAGGAGACAGCGTTCCATTATTATTAAGAAGGGGTAACAAAACCATACATAAAGAAGTTCAGCTAAAGAAGATATGA
- a CDS encoding DUF1573 domain-containing protein — protein MLDKVKLGLLGLVLVISALSVYQISSLKGEISDLRNDMTANLSSLKTMNNSVPSTGTNDPNKITTKIENKNPLPTNNTKPQGPTTSIKFAEELHHFGTVEVESENLYSFEFSNTGNEPLTISNAKGSCGCTVPQWPKEPIMPGQTANIDVKFTPNKGQAGQEVEKVVTVTANTVPENTMVRIKANVVEK, from the coding sequence ATGTTGGATAAGGTAAAACTGGGCTTACTAGGACTTGTATTGGTAATTAGTGCACTAAGCGTTTATCAGATATCCTCTTTGAAAGGAGAGATCAGTGACCTAAGAAATGATATGACTGCTAACCTTAGTTCGCTGAAAACAATGAATAATTCGGTACCAAGTACTGGAACAAATGATCCGAATAAGATCACAACAAAAATAGAAAACAAGAACCCGTTACCCACTAACAATACAAAGCCTCAGGGGCCAACAACTTCCATTAAGTTTGCGGAAGAACTTCATCACTTCGGCACGGTGGAAGTAGAAAGCGAAAACCTCTATTCTTTTGAATTTTCGAACACAGGAAATGAGCCATTAACGATTTCCAACGCTAAAGGGTCTTGTGGATGTACGGTTCCTCAATGGCCAAAAGAGCCTATTATGCCAGGTCAAACAGCAAATATTGACGTTAAGTTTACACCAAACAAAGGTCAGGCTGGTCAAGAAGTTGAAAAAGTCGTTACCGTTACCGCGAATACGGTTCCAGAAAATACCATGGTAAGAATTAAAGCGAATGTAGTTGAAAAGTAG
- a CDS encoding GNAT family N-acetyltransferase: protein MLENDRIKLRGVEPEDVDYLFMAENDTSLWQVSETLIPFTRHTLQKYAESVHDLHSQGQYRFIIEHIRTGTPVGMIDLFDYNQIHRRAGVGIVVSDKEFLNKGIAKDSLLILLKYAKSVLKLNQLYCSMHASNQISLELFESVGFSRVGERKEWFKTDSGWESELLYQLLLT, encoded by the coding sequence ATGTTAGAAAACGATAGAATAAAGTTAAGAGGAGTCGAGCCAGAAGATGTGGATTACCTGTTTATGGCCGAGAATGATACCTCTCTTTGGCAGGTGAGTGAGACTTTAATTCCGTTCACGAGACATACACTCCAAAAATATGCTGAAAGTGTTCATGATTTACATTCGCAGGGACAATACAGGTTCATTATAGAACATATTCGCACCGGAACCCCAGTGGGTATGATAGATTTATTTGATTACAACCAAATACACAGAAGAGCAGGGGTAGGAATTGTTGTTTCCGATAAAGAATTTCTAAATAAAGGTATTGCCAAGGATAGCTTGCTTATCTTATTGAAATATGCCAAGAGTGTATTAAAGCTGAATCAGCTCTATTGTTCAATGCATGCGTCTAATCAAATTAGTTTAGAGTTATTCGAGAGTGTAGGGTTTAGTCGAGTAGGAGAGAGAAAGGAATGGTTTAAGACGGATTCCGGATGGGAATCGGAGTTACTATACCAGCTATTATTGACGTAA
- a CDS encoding DUF3108 domain-containing protein has product MKSSFPEILKRTLANASFVLAFLILNNSTFSQCKPLTIPFQAGEELNYDAYYHLKKLWVPAGKVRFEVKDSTYEGQDCFHFDGKGKSLKSYDYFFMVRDHYASIARKNDLTPVRFTRKVREGGFKLFYDYHIDAEKNKATVYANENNPDQHEEIKFPNCVFDVMTAVYYARTLDFNNLKKDDTIPLPMMIDKQIYDGVFIRYAGKERVKGEDGTIYNCIKFRPLLIEGTIFEDGEYMDVFVTDDRNRIPVLIQAEILVGSVKAYLTSYKGLKYPVEAKVK; this is encoded by the coding sequence TTGAAAAGTAGTTTCCCCGAAATACTAAAACGTACCTTAGCCAATGCATCTTTTGTATTGGCTTTTTTGATATTGAATAATTCAACATTTTCGCAATGTAAGCCTTTAACAATACCGTTTCAGGCTGGCGAAGAACTGAATTATGATGCTTACTATCACCTGAAAAAACTGTGGGTTCCAGCAGGAAAAGTTCGCTTCGAAGTAAAAGATAGTACCTATGAAGGTCAAGATTGTTTTCATTTTGATGGTAAAGGCAAATCATTGAAAAGTTATGACTACTTCTTTATGGTTCGAGACCATTATGCCTCTATAGCGAGAAAAAATGATCTTACTCCCGTTCGATTTACAAGAAAGGTTAGAGAAGGTGGCTTTAAATTGTTTTACGATTATCACATCGATGCAGAGAAAAATAAAGCTACAGTTTATGCTAATGAGAATAACCCAGATCAGCATGAAGAGATTAAGTTTCCAAATTGCGTTTTTGACGTTATGACTGCTGTGTATTACGCAAGAACATTAGACTTTAATAACCTGAAAAAAGATGATACAATACCGCTCCCAATGATGATAGATAAGCAGATATATGATGGCGTTTTCATCAGGTACGCTGGAAAGGAAAGAGTGAAAGGAGAAGACGGAACTATTTATAACTGCATTAAATTTAGACCGCTACTAATTGAAGGAACCATTTTTGAGGATGGAGAATATATGGATGTTTTTGTAACAGATGACAGAAACAGAATTCCCGTGCTTATTCAAGCTGAGATTTTAGTTGGGTCTGTCAAGGCATATCTTACTTCTTATAAAGGGCTGAAGTACCCGGTTGAAGCAAAAGTTAAATAA
- the dapF gene encoding diaminopimelate epimerase, with translation MELEFFKYHGAGNDFIILDNRTNAFPKKNRKEVVSTLCKRHFGIGSDGLILIQEDDDFDFYMEFYNPDGSQSFCGNGSRCAVMFAFHMGMVGKDCTFNSIHGRNTARVVNENAIELSMFDVSNMELTEEYHFIDTGSPHYNLYVENIDNVDLLPLARSIRYNDRFAQVGTNVNIIDVISDADIRVRTYERGVENETLACGTGVTACAISQLLKNKKESGVINVLTKGGNLSVEVGEVKSSQARDIKLTGPAKFVFKGEVNV, from the coding sequence ATGGAGTTAGAGTTTTTCAAATATCACGGGGCTGGAAATGATTTTATTATTCTAGATAATCGAACGAATGCATTTCCTAAGAAGAATAGAAAAGAGGTGGTGAGTACTTTGTGTAAACGACATTTTGGGATTGGAAGTGATGGACTGATACTTATTCAAGAGGATGATGATTTTGATTTCTACATGGAATTCTATAATCCGGATGGATCCCAATCATTCTGTGGGAATGGAAGTCGATGCGCAGTAATGTTTGCATTTCACATGGGAATGGTTGGAAAGGACTGTACGTTTAACAGTATTCATGGACGTAATACGGCTAGGGTAGTAAACGAAAATGCTATAGAATTAAGCATGTTTGATGTCTCGAATATGGAGCTAACAGAAGAGTACCATTTCATAGATACAGGATCTCCACATTATAATCTGTATGTCGAGAATATAGACAATGTTGACCTACTACCACTCGCAAGATCCATTCGCTATAATGATCGGTTCGCTCAAGTGGGAACCAATGTTAATATAATTGATGTAATAAGTGATGCTGACATCAGAGTTAGAACCTATGAAAGAGGAGTTGAGAATGAAACACTGGCGTGTGGAACAGGAGTGACGGCATGCGCTATTTCGCAATTACTGAAGAATAAGAAAGAGAGTGGTGTGATTAACGTTTTGACTAAAGGAGGTAATTTATCAGTGGAGGTTGGAGAGGTGAAAAGTAGTCAGGCTAGAGACATTAAATTGACCGGACCAGCTAAATTTGTGTTTAAAGGAGAAGTAAATGTCTAA
- a CDS encoding DUF983 domain-containing protein, with translation MQYFWTIKQEVMLKGSRLYSIFKRKCPRCHEGEFFEGSYFKGVPKKECDKCHLKYEKEPGFFQGSYYVVYALGVASMVTFWVASLVLYPSGGFDEYMWITLGGMVLAFPFTYPLSKIIWANFFYHYDKDALSKKDNK, from the coding sequence GTGCAGTACTTTTGGACAATAAAGCAAGAAGTAATGTTAAAAGGGAGTAGATTATATTCAATATTTAAGAGAAAGTGTCCAAGATGTCATGAAGGAGAGTTTTTTGAAGGCTCCTACTTTAAAGGAGTGCCAAAGAAAGAGTGTGATAAATGTCATTTGAAGTATGAAAAGGAACCAGGTTTCTTTCAGGGGTCTTATTATGTCGTATATGCATTGGGCGTTGCTTCAATGGTGACGTTCTGGGTGGCTTCGTTGGTGTTGTATCCCTCTGGAGGGTTTGATGAGTATATGTGGATTACTCTAGGCGGAATGGTTTTGGCTTTCCCTTTCACATATCCACTTTCTAAAATTATCTGGGCGAACTTCTTTTATCATTACGATAAAGATGCGTTGTCTAAGAAGGATAACAAATAA
- the carB gene encoding carbamoyl-phosphate synthase large subunit, with product MARDNSIKSILIIGSGPIVIGQACEFDYSGSQAARSLREEGIEVTLINSNPATIMTDSVVADHVYLRPLTPESIEEILDEHEIDAVLPTMGGQTALNLCIECQDIGIWDDHNVKILGVDIDAIEITEDREKFRNLMEEIGVGMAPQATAKSFLEGKNIAQKFGYPLCIRASYTLGGSGAGFVYQESELEGMLTHGLHESPIHEVMIDKAVLGWKEYELELLRDKNDNVVIICSIENMDPMGIHTGDSITVAPAMTLSDRTYQKMRDMAILMMRSIGDFAGGCNVQFAVSDDENEDIIAIEINPRVSRSSALASKATGYPIAKIAAKLAIGYTLDELDNQITKSTSALFEPTLDYVIVKIPRWNFDKFKGADRRLGLQMKSVGEVMGIGRTFQEALQKACQSLEIGRNGLGADGKELRNQDEILQSLGNPSWNRLFHIYDAIKLGIPFKTIREKTRIDEWFLREIEDLINLERSIEKYRIDDIPKELLFEAKQKGYADRQIAHLLRCLESEVFKKRNDLGIKRVFKLVDTCAAEFKAETPYYYSTFESENESTVTEKPKVVVLGSGPNRIGQGIEFDYSCVHGVLAAKECGYETIMINCNPETVSTDFDTADKLYFEPVFWEHIYDIILHEKPVGVIVQLGGQTALKLAEKLERYGVKILGTSYEALDLAEDRGSFSKMLKKLEIPYPKFGVVESAEQAIELSKELSFPLLVRPSYVLGGQKMKIVINEEELEHHVVDILRDMPDNKILLDQFLGGAIEAEADAICDGENVYIIGIMQHIEPAGIHSGDSYAVLPPYNLGDFIITQIEEHTKKIAVALETVGLINIQFAIKDDIVYIIEANPRASRTVPFIAKAYQEPYVNYATKVMLGDKKVTDFDFKPVKEGYAIKIPVFSFNKFPNVNKELGPEMKSTGEAIQFIKDLKDPFFRKVYSERNLYLSK from the coding sequence ATGGCACGAGACAACTCTATAAAATCTATTTTAATTATCGGAAGTGGGCCAATTGTGATTGGTCAGGCATGTGAATTTGATTACTCAGGCTCGCAAGCTGCCAGATCCCTTCGGGAAGAAGGAATTGAGGTAACATTGATAAATTCTAATCCTGCAACGATCATGACTGATTCAGTGGTTGCTGATCATGTTTACCTTAGGCCGCTCACACCTGAATCAATAGAGGAAATATTAGACGAGCATGAAATTGATGCTGTCCTACCAACAATGGGGGGACAAACTGCTCTTAACCTGTGTATAGAATGTCAGGATATTGGTATTTGGGATGATCATAATGTTAAAATACTAGGAGTTGATATTGATGCCATAGAAATTACAGAGGACCGGGAGAAATTTAGGAATTTAATGGAAGAAATTGGAGTAGGTATGGCTCCACAAGCTACGGCCAAGAGTTTTCTTGAAGGTAAAAATATCGCTCAAAAATTTGGTTATCCACTGTGTATAAGAGCTAGTTATACTCTTGGAGGTAGCGGTGCTGGTTTCGTATACCAAGAATCAGAGCTGGAAGGAATGTTAACACATGGGCTTCATGAATCTCCTATTCATGAAGTTATGATAGATAAGGCTGTTTTGGGGTGGAAGGAATATGAATTAGAGTTGCTTAGAGATAAGAATGACAACGTAGTCATTATTTGTTCCATTGAAAATATGGATCCAATGGGGATACACACAGGGGATTCGATTACAGTAGCTCCTGCGATGACTCTTAGTGATAGGACATATCAAAAGATGAGAGATATGGCAATATTGATGATGCGGTCAATTGGTGATTTTGCAGGTGGATGCAATGTTCAGTTTGCCGTGAGTGATGATGAGAATGAGGACATTATTGCTATCGAAATCAACCCGCGGGTTAGTAGATCATCTGCATTAGCATCAAAGGCTACAGGCTACCCTATTGCCAAGATAGCAGCAAAGTTGGCTATCGGATACACATTAGATGAGCTTGATAATCAAATTACAAAATCTACTTCTGCATTATTTGAGCCAACTCTTGATTATGTGATAGTAAAGATTCCTAGGTGGAATTTTGACAAGTTTAAAGGAGCTGATCGTAGGCTAGGCTTACAAATGAAGTCAGTTGGTGAGGTAATGGGGATTGGACGTACTTTTCAAGAAGCATTACAAAAGGCTTGTCAATCTCTTGAAATTGGAAGAAACGGCCTTGGTGCTGACGGAAAAGAGTTGAGAAATCAGGATGAGATACTCCAGAGCCTTGGTAATCCTAGCTGGAATAGGTTATTTCATATCTACGATGCAATAAAACTTGGGATACCATTTAAAACCATTCGTGAGAAAACTAGAATAGATGAATGGTTTTTGAGGGAAATTGAGGATTTGATCAATTTAGAAAGAAGTATTGAAAAGTATCGAATCGATGATATTCCCAAAGAGTTATTATTTGAAGCGAAACAGAAAGGGTATGCAGATAGACAAATTGCACACTTACTTAGATGTTTAGAGAGTGAAGTTTTTAAGAAACGGAATGATCTAGGTATCAAAAGGGTTTTTAAACTCGTTGATACCTGTGCTGCGGAATTTAAAGCCGAAACTCCATACTATTATTCAACTTTTGAGTCTGAGAATGAGTCGACAGTTACTGAAAAACCCAAGGTTGTTGTGTTAGGGTCAGGTCCGAATCGGATAGGACAAGGAATTGAATTTGATTATTCCTGTGTGCATGGTGTCCTAGCAGCCAAGGAGTGCGGATATGAAACCATTATGATTAATTGTAATCCCGAAACGGTTTCAACTGATTTTGATACAGCTGATAAGTTGTATTTTGAACCTGTCTTTTGGGAGCATATCTACGATATTATACTTCATGAAAAACCTGTTGGAGTTATCGTTCAATTGGGAGGGCAAACGGCTCTGAAATTAGCTGAGAAGTTAGAAAGATATGGAGTGAAAATACTAGGAACTAGTTATGAAGCATTAGATTTAGCTGAAGATAGAGGAAGCTTCTCGAAGATGTTGAAAAAACTAGAAATTCCTTATCCAAAGTTTGGAGTTGTTGAAAGCGCTGAACAAGCTATTGAATTGTCTAAAGAGTTATCATTCCCTTTATTAGTGCGACCTTCTTATGTGTTAGGAGGACAAAAGATGAAAATTGTAATTAATGAGGAAGAACTTGAGCATCATGTGGTTGATATTTTGCGTGATATGCCAGACAACAAGATTCTTCTGGATCAGTTCTTAGGAGGTGCTATTGAGGCTGAGGCTGATGCGATATGTGATGGAGAAAATGTTTACATTATTGGGATTATGCAGCACATTGAACCTGCGGGTATCCACTCTGGGGACTCCTATGCTGTTCTTCCTCCGTATAACCTTGGAGACTTCATAATCACTCAGATTGAAGAGCATACAAAGAAAATAGCGGTTGCTTTAGAAACAGTTGGATTAATCAACATTCAGTTTGCGATAAAGGATGATATTGTTTACATCATTGAGGCCAACCCAAGAGCGTCAAGAACGGTTCCATTTATTGCGAAAGCCTATCAAGAACCTTATGTGAATTATGCTACAAAAGTTATGCTTGGAGACAAGAAGGTGACTGATTTTGATTTCAAACCTGTTAAGGAGGGCTATGCAATAAAAATACCCGTTTTCTCATTTAACAAGTTTCCAAATGTTAACAAAGAATTAGGTCCTGAGATGAAATCAACAGGTGAAGCGATACAGTTTATCAAAGACTTGAAAGATCCATTTTTTAGAAAAGTCTACTCTGAACGTAACCTCTATTTGAGTAAGTAA